The sequence below is a genomic window from Bacteroidales bacterium MB20-C3-3.
GAGGTGTACTCTTGCTCAACCGGGAATCTGAAAAAGTGTGGAAACTCTTTAAAGTCTCTTGAAACACCTAAAGAGACAAGCATTATAGCAGGGTAAACCTCCAGTTTTTTAAGTTCAGCCAGCCTTATAAGAGTGTCATTTACGTATTTCCCCTCAAGAGCGTTAAATACAGTATAGTGCCAGTCTGCAGCAGAGATAGTAATGTCTGAATAAACAGATGTGCCATCTTTAAGAATTAACCCTTTTGCTATATCGTGTTCTACAATTATTTTTTCTATCTGAGAATTAAAGCGTATTGTACCTCCCATTGATTTGTATTTATCGGCAACCCTCTCAGCAAATTTTGCCGATCCTCCTATGGGATAGCCGGCACTTTTTTTATCAAAAAATGCCTGTGGCATTGCCATGACCATAAGATTAACCTCGTCACCATCAAAAAGGAGTTCAAATGCCTCTTTTAGAAATGGATTCTTAAACTTTCGTGCAAAAGAAAAATTAGTTTCATTCTTCCATCTCAGATAACTAAAGACAAAAGGCAGATATTTAATCATACCCATCTTCTGCTTGAGCGGCTGCAACTGAGGGATATTCTCAATCATGGGCGGGAGTTCATAACGCTGTATCACCCTGATCAACTTTACCAAGCTTTTTATCAGCATTTTGTCTTCAGGTGCTATGTCAAGTAGATATGCTTCAAGTCTGTCTATATTTGTGTACAATTGAAAAACCTTACTGCCATACTTATCAGCATTAACTTTTAGTTCAACCGCAACCCTCACATCATGGTGTACAAACTCAATTGATTTCATGTCAAGCATTTCACTCCAGAGTTTGTAAAAGGGACTCCCTGAGTCCGAACCCAGAATCCAGTGGAGACAACCATCAAAGGTGAACTCCCCCCTTTTCCAGCTGGCACAAAGGCCACCGGGAAGAGAGTGTTTCTCGAAAATCTGAGTCTCGAACCCTCTCATCTGTAAAAAACAGCCAAGAGACAAACCTGAAATACCACCACCAATAATGTTAATTTTCATTTTCTTTTTAGGTTAGTCTTTGCGACGCTCCTTTATCAGGACTTGCCTCGGCTCACCAAACCAGGAACCAAGAAAAAGCTTGTTTGATATTCTGTCGTGCACAAGGAACCCTGCAGGAGGTCTGCCACCGGAAGAGTAGAGAACAAAATATTGCCTGTCATCTCCGTACGTATACTTACCATTTCTTGTAACCATAAAGGTCTGACCATCTTTTAACTTTCTGTAAGAGACCCACTTATCAATGTCTTTTAATGCTTTAAGGTCATTCCAGTCCGCAACCTGAAACTCTCCGTAAAAAGCCTTTTGGATAGCGTTTTTAAGAAAACGGGAGCCCTCCTCTCTGAATATATGTGTAGTCAACTTTAAATCGTTAAACTCCTCTCTTTGCACATTAATTATGTCAGATAAAAGGGTAGCTTTTGCCAGCTCCGGCCTGTAAACGACAGCGTCACCCTCCCTTAACGGCAAAACAGAAAAGTAAGTACCAAACCGTCCCTCCTGCTCGTATACAAAACCCTCCTTACCAAATCCCAGCAGGTTGCCCCGGCGTGAAACCATTTTTACGAGACGGCCATCAGGATTATACAGGTTTAACAAGAGAGAATATCTCCTCCGGCTCTTCTCTTCATACAATGATCCCGGAACATCTGACCTCTCCTCGCGCAAAACAAACATCAGATAGCGATCATTGTACGGGCCCCAGTTTATCTCTGATCCGGAATCGACATCGTAGGGAGGTTTCAGGCGGGTAAGCTCCCACTTTCTGCCTTCGATGGGATTTACCGGAAACCGCTGGACATCCCAGACCATATCCTTTGTAAATTTTGTGCTTAGAATAACAGACTCCTGAATCTCCTTGTCAAATCTCTGTGCTTTTAGATGATTGGTTGAGAGCGCGAAGAGAGTCACCAAGAATAAAAATCTCAAATACCTCATTCTTATTTTTTATAATTATTTTAACGGATTCTCTACCTTGCCGGCAAAGAGAATAGTTCCTGTGGATTGCTCCCAGATTACAAAGAGAAATGGTTTATTTGCCCGGAAGTCCCTGTCAGGATTTACTGATGTTAGATCAAAGCCTACAGAAGTTACGGCTGCAGCTTCACCACCCTCCTCATTAATCTCAATAACGGTCTTTTGCAGCACTTTGGAGATTCTTAAATCACCTTGAGGATAATCAGCAATATTACTAAAGTTAGCATTGCCGTCAAATGCATCAGTAATACCAAGCATTTTTAACTTATCGTTAAATTCCAGAGTTGTGCTGAATTTGAATTTGGGGAGGTAGATTCCCAACTGAGCTGAATCGCTTTTCTCAGTAATATTCTCCCAAGCCCCGGCAGTAGCCAGCTCCGCATATAGATCGGCAACACCAAGCTCCTCCCCCGGAAGAATAATTGTCATTTTAAAAGCCCCGTTGCCAAACGGAAGTGTTACAGCGCGATATTTTTCTCCATTATTGTATTCTACCTTAAACCTCTTATACATGGCCGGCACATCTACGCTACCTCCGCCATCAAGATTAAACTTCAAAGGGAGCGTGGACTTGGGGTCAAACTTAGTTTTCCATGGAGCCTTGAAATATAGCGCATTAACCAGAAACATAACCTCATTGGGTTTGATCTGATCCAGAATTTTATCAATTTTCTTATCTGTGTTTTTTGAGCACCACTCATTTATTGCCTTGAGACTCTCCTGCTCTTTAGAAAAATCGAGAGGTGTTACTAAGGCGTTAAACCACTGTTTGTTAATCTGAAGAAAACCCTCTTTTACAGGAAAATCACTCTTGTACCAGACTGAATTTGCTATAAATAACAGACTTGAAGGATCTGCAGAGGGGAGAGAAGCAGATAATTTTTTGAAATAGAGATTAACATCAAATGGAGATTCCTGCGGAAATCCAAGTGCTTTCTGAATCTGTCCCGCAGTATTACCTGCTGCACCATTCCAGGCCATTGCCATCGCAAAATTGAGGCTGAGGGGAGAGATCATAAAATTACCCTCCTCCTCTATCATCCCGAGTAACTTAAAAGCAATAGAATTTCCGGAAGATGCGACCCTGGCCTCTCCGGGTGTAAGCTCAATAACCGGCGCCGGTTGAGTATTCTCATTCTCCTCCCCGGGCTTTGGCCCTTTTGCACAAGAGGCTGAATACAAAACAAATAGACAAAGCACAATTACCCTACATTTCATAGCGAAAGTATTTAAATAAAACATCAGTAAAATGCAGGTAAAGGTTAAGTCATTGCAATATAGATATTTTTTAGATAAATACCTCTTTTCTGACAGTTACTTTCTCCAGTCTTTTCTCATTAACCTCCACACCTATTCCCGGACCCTGCGGAACATCCATTGTCCCATCGGCATTAACGGTAAAAGCGGGATCTACAATATCCTCCTTATAGTACTTTTTGCTTGCCGAAATATCTCCGGGCAGAATGAATCCGGGAAGAGATGCAAGAGCTACATTTCCGGCCCTGCCGATTCCTGACTCCAGCATACCTCCGTGCCACACCGGAATACCCATAGAGAGACAATAGTCATGAATCTTTCTGGATTCAGTAAATCCACCCACTCTCCCCGGCTTAATATTTATTATTCTGCAACTTTTCAGCTCAATGGCAGCCCTCGTATCATCCAGAGAGTGAATACTCTCATCCAGACAAATTGAGGTTTTAACCTCTTTCTGAAGTTTTGAGTGGTCGTATATGTCATCATACCCCAGCGGCTGCTCTATTAGTGAAAGATTGTACTCATCCATCTTTTTAAACAGGGATATATCATCCAGTGAATATGCCGAATTTGCATCCACCTGAAACATTATATCCGGAAACTCTCTGCGAACAGCCTTAACCAAATTGATGTCCTGCCCGGGTGCAATTTTAATTTTAACCCTTTTGTAACCCTCCTTAAGATAGCCCTCAATTTTATGTAAAAGAGCAACCTCAGATTCCTGAATACCTATGCTTACCCCTACATCAATTTTATCCCTTGTACCACCCAGAAGTTTGGAGAGAGATACCCCTTTGGTTTTGGCCAGCAGGTCCCACAAGGCCGACTCTATCCCCGCCTTGGCCATCATATGCCCCCTTACCCTGTCGTACAGAGCAATTGCCTCACCTACGCTTTGGAACTCTTTACCCAACAATTCCGGAATTAGAAAATCTCTCATTATGTGCCAGGCAGTTGTCACTGTCTCGTATGAGTAGAAAGGGGTCCCTTCGGCAACACTCTCCCCCCATCCGGTAAAACCATCCCCGTCTATACGAACCATTATATGCTCCTCATCATACTCGGTACCCATAGATGTAGTAAACGGAGTTACAAGCTCCATCCGGGTATGCCTGATTTCTATCCTCTCTATTTTCATTTTTTTCTTACTCTTATTACTGGGTAATCCGATTCTCTATTCATTAATAATTCAAACTCCCTGTATGTAGCCAAACCTAGCTCTGACTGGGGTTCCATTGCTATTACAAGCAAGTTCCCCTTTAACTGGGCTGTTGGTACATACAGGTAATTATTAATCTGGATTCCGGCCTCAAAAGGAGAGGAAGAGATCTGCGGGAAAGGAATAATATCCCCCTCAAAGTCTGTTGAATCCACTGACACAATTCTTATCTTCTCAAATCTGTACTCTTTATCATTGGAAATTACAGAAACAGCTAAACCCTGTCTGTTAATCCAATCAACTAAAAGTGTATTAGAAACAGGAATCAGATAACCAACAGGTTTTTCAACCGATAGAGTAGTCTTAACTACAGGTCTGAAGTTTTTTACAATAACCACCGAATCCTTGCCTGTTTTGTACGAAAGAACAGGGAGTTCAAGAGTACTGCCATCAGAGAAATGGTCCATTTGAAGAGCAACTTTCTCACCCTCTTTTGGAGATAAAAGTCTGCTCCTCTCCTCCTTTACAATTTGTTTCATTTCAGCCCCGTTTTCATATACAAAGTTTAAAAGGGTCATCATTCCGCAAAACTGTGAATAGGATCTGTGAGAGAGGTTCTCAACATAGTTATCTTTGCCATTCATCCCCTCCTGTATAAATGAGAAGGTATTCTGAATACCAAAACTCTGCCTCCCGTCGTTAATATCAAATGTGCTGTAGCGGATATAATCATCCTCCGGCGGCCCTCCCGGGCTGTACATCCCTGCAGAGACACCTTGGTTTTTTACGGAGTTATACCAGAAAGGCCAAAACCTCTCTCTTTGTAAATCCCTGATATAGGCGGGGATCTGAGGGTTTGTATTAATCCCCAGCAGGATGTCTGAGTTTTTTCTGAATCCGGCCTTTTCCCATGACTCTCCGTAAGGGGAGTATTCATGAGCATCCAGAGTGACTTCAAAAAGGTATTTGTCAAACAGTTTGTGAAGTGCAATGACTTCAGGCTCCGTCATTATAAGGTGATTCCTGTTCAGATCCATCCCGTTTGAATTTCTTCTTTCATTCTTTTCCGAACCATCCGGATTAACTTGAGGTACAATAACAAGATCTATCTTCTCAAAAAAATAAGAATAGTTATCCTTAATAAGCTCTTTGGCAAGCATAAGGGCTCCCTCCTTCCCCGACTGTTCGTTACCATGTTGCTGAGCATGAATCAACACCTTGATTTTGGTTTGATCTGTGCCAAAGCCTGACTTTGAAAAAAAGAGGGCAGTAATCTCTCTCCCCTGAACAGAGGTGCCAATTGTTTCCATCTTCACCAGACCGGACTGTTCTGTAAGTATCCGGGCTGCCTCTCTAAGCTGTCTGTAAGAGGTTGGCTGACCCGATAGGGTCATATATACTAATGTCGCAGCCAGAAGTATTGTTCTCTTAATCATTTGTATTTTTCTGTTTAAAATCCATTAAGTTGCATATAAACCGTAGGCAGAAGAAGAAGAAGTCCTACAATCATCAGGAATAGCAAGATCTTCCAGAACCATTTGATCCACACTTCGTATGGTATTTTTGCAATACCCAGTGCACCAATCAGAACCGCAGATGTAGGTGTAATCATATTTGTAAAGCCGTCTCCAAACTGGAAAGCCATAACCGTAGCCTGTCTTGAGAGACCAATTACATCAGAAAAGGGTGCCATTATAGGCATCGTAAGCGCCGCCTTTGCAGATCCGGATGGTATAAATATATTAATACAGGTCTGTATGAAATACATTATTGAGACAGTGGCACCCTTCCCTGTACCCTCCATTGTTGAAGAGAGAGAGTAAAGAATAGTATCCATTATCTTTCCGGCAGTAAGCACCTCAATAATACCACCTGCCAGACCAACTATAAGAGCTGCGGTAAGGATATCCTTAGCACCTGCTATGAACTCTTTTGCAATACCATTTGCTCCCGCTCCCATCGCAAAGCCGGATATAATACCCATTGCAAGGAATAGTGCCGAAATCTCTGTCAGATACCATCCGTATCCAAGTACCCCAATCACAAGGAATATTATTGTAAATGCAAGTATGTTGAGAATAAAGAAGAGATATGACTTTCTAAGTGTATAGAAACCGGTTACCGCAAAAAGGGTTGCAAGAATTGGAAGAGCAACAAATGTTATGTCTGCCCCTCCCAGGCTGATAGTAGTTTTTGGATGGAGATACGAGAATATCCCCAAAACAGCAGTAACCATTATGTACATAATCCAGGCAGATAGTGGAGTCTTCTGTGAAAAATCCACCTTCACGGCTTCAGATTCTCTCTCCCTCCAGTATGCATCCAGCTCATACATTGGCGAGAGCCTTGGATTTTTCTTCACCCTTGCTGCATAAACCAGTGTAATTGCTAATATCAGTGAAGTAAGTATCATCCATACGACAAGCCTGTATTCAAATCCTGAGAAGAGCTGAAGGCCGGACAACCCCTGGGCAATTCCTATGGTAAACGGATTGATTATGGCTCCCGAGAAACCAATGTGAGCTGCTACATATACCATAAGAATACCGGTGATTGAGTCGTACCCCATAGATATAGCCAGTGGCA
It includes:
- a CDS encoding NAD(P)/FAD-dependent oxidoreductase is translated as MKINIIGGGISGLSLGCFLQMRGFETQIFEKHSLPGGLCASWKRGEFTFDGCLHWILGSDSGSPFYKLWSEMLDMKSIEFVHHDVRVAVELKVNADKYGSKVFQLYTNIDRLEAYLLDIAPEDKMLIKSLVKLIRVIQRYELPPMIENIPQLQPLKQKMGMIKYLPFVFSYLRWKNETNFSFARKFKNPFLKEAFELLFDGDEVNLMVMAMPQAFFDKKSAGYPIGGSAKFAERVADKYKSMGGTIRFNSQIEKIIVEHDIAKGLILKDGTSVYSDITISAADWHYTVFNALEGKYVNDTLIRLAELKKLEVYPAIMLVSLGVSRDFKEFPHFFRFPVEQEYTSPDGTVYNRIEAHIYHYDKSLAPEGKTVIAMSFYTRNGDFWINLRESNREEYKRCKNSFATAMIDYLDKKLGGVRESIEEMDVSTPATYHRYTGNWKGSAQGWFPPKNLMASSPVGATLPGLKNFYYTSHWSIPGGGLPSALKSAHDLAQIIEINFVGQS
- a CDS encoding serpin family protein codes for the protein MKCRVIVLCLFVLYSASCAKGPKPGEENENTQPAPVIELTPGEARVASSGNSIAFKLLGMIEEEGNFMISPLSLNFAMAMAWNGAAGNTAGQIQKALGFPQESPFDVNLYFKKLSASLPSADPSSLLFIANSVWYKSDFPVKEGFLQINKQWFNALVTPLDFSKEQESLKAINEWCSKNTDKKIDKILDQIKPNEVMFLVNALYFKAPWKTKFDPKSTLPLKFNLDGGGSVDVPAMYKRFKVEYNNGEKYRAVTLPFGNGAFKMTIILPGEELGVADLYAELATAGAWENITEKSDSAQLGIYLPKFKFSTTLEFNDKLKMLGITDAFDGNANFSNIADYPQGDLRISKVLQKTVIEINEEGGEAAAVTSVGFDLTSVNPDRDFRANKPFLFVIWEQSTGTILFAGKVENPLK
- the menC gene encoding o-succinylbenzoate synthase, with translation MKIERIEIRHTRMELVTPFTTSMGTEYDEEHIMVRIDGDGFTGWGESVAEGTPFYSYETVTTAWHIMRDFLIPELLGKEFQSVGEAIALYDRVRGHMMAKAGIESALWDLLAKTKGVSLSKLLGGTRDKIDVGVSIGIQESEVALLHKIEGYLKEGYKRVKIKIAPGQDINLVKAVRREFPDIMFQVDANSAYSLDDISLFKKMDEYNLSLIEQPLGYDDIYDHSKLQKEVKTSICLDESIHSLDDTRAAIELKSCRIINIKPGRVGGFTESRKIHDYCLSMGIPVWHGGMLESGIGRAGNVALASLPGFILPGDISASKKYYKEDIVDPAFTVNADGTMDVPQGPGIGVEVNEKRLEKVTVRKEVFI
- a CDS encoding M14 family zinc carboxypeptidase — its product is MIKRTILLAATLVYMTLSGQPTSYRQLREAARILTEQSGLVKMETIGTSVQGREITALFFSKSGFGTDQTKIKVLIHAQQHGNEQSGKEGALMLAKELIKDNYSYFFEKIDLVIVPQVNPDGSEKNERRNSNGMDLNRNHLIMTEPEVIALHKLFDKYLFEVTLDAHEYSPYGESWEKAGFRKNSDILLGINTNPQIPAYIRDLQRERFWPFWYNSVKNQGVSAGMYSPGGPPEDDYIRYSTFDINDGRQSFGIQNTFSFIQEGMNGKDNYVENLSHRSYSQFCGMMTLLNFVYENGAEMKQIVKEERSRLLSPKEGEKVALQMDHFSDGSTLELPVLSYKTGKDSVVIVKNFRPVVKTTLSVEKPVGYLIPVSNTLLVDWINRQGLAVSVISNDKEYRFEKIRIVSVDSTDFEGDIIPFPQISSSPFEAGIQINNYLYVPTAQLKGNLLVIAMEPQSELGLATYREFELLMNRESDYPVIRVRKK
- a CDS encoding AbgT family transporter → MARLSKIPHTFVIIFSLIIFCGILSWFVPAGEFQYEKREVNGVTRDVIVNDSYREVDSSPQTWQIFGSLLEGFKKQAGIIAFVLIIGGAFQIMNSSKAIDFGILSFLEKTGTLEKRRLLKKIGVNNLVIVFSMLIFSLFGAIFGMSEETLAFVIIFVPLAISMGYDSITGILMVYVAAHIGFSGAIINPFTIGIAQGLSGLQLFSGFEYRLVVWMILTSLILAITLVYAARVKKNPRLSPMYELDAYWRERESEAVKVDFSQKTPLSAWIMYIMVTAVLGIFSYLHPKTTISLGGADITFVALPILATLFAVTGFYTLRKSYLFFILNILAFTIIFLVIGVLGYGWYLTEISALFLAMGIISGFAMGAGANGIAKEFIAGAKDILTAALIVGLAGGIIEVLTAGKIMDTILYSLSSTMEGTGKGATVSIMYFIQTCINIFIPSGSAKAALTMPIMAPFSDVIGLSRQATVMAFQFGDGFTNMITPTSAVLIGALGIAKIPYEVWIKWFWKILLFLMIVGLLLLLPTVYMQLNGF